A stretch of the Panicum virgatum strain AP13 chromosome 9N, P.virgatum_v5, whole genome shotgun sequence genome encodes the following:
- the LOC120688423 gene encoding protein CDI-like — MTVSPPPSPSPLLPPAGEPFRVFVGYDPREHEAYEVCRRSLLRHASIPLDVRPIRQPDLRAAGLYWRARGPTESTEFSFTRFLTPYLAGYRGWALFVDCDFIYLADLAGLLAAAAPPGADAARLAVACVKHEYQPAEATKMDGAIQTVYPRKNWSSMVLYNCAHPKNVAALTPDAVSTQTGAFLHRFAWLDDDEIGEVPFVWNFLVGHNRVDPADPDTRPRAIHYTCGGPWFERYRDCEFADLWIKEAEELRAEKEKLKLLEDKDADEEAKNKEGN; from the coding sequence ATGAcggtgtcgccgccgccgtcgccgtcgccgctgctgccgccggcgggGGAGCCGTTCCGCGTGTTCGTGGGGTACGACCCGCGGGAGCACGAGGCGTACGAGGTGTGCCGCCGCAGCCTGCTGCGGCACGCCTCGATCCCGCTCGACGTGCGCCCCATCCGGCAGCCGGACCTCCGCGCCGCGGGGCTCTACTGGCGGGCGCGCGGGCCCACCGAGAGCACCGAGTTCTCCTTCACGCGCTTCCTCACCCCCTACCTCGCGGGCTACCGCGGCTGGGCGCTCTTCGTCGACTGCGACTTCATCTACCTCGCCGACCTCGCggggctcctcgccgccgccgccccgccgggcGCCGACGCggcccgcctcgccgtcgcctgcgtcaagcacgagtaccaGCCCGCCGAGGCCACCAAGATGGACGGCGCCATCCAGACGGTGTACCCGCGCAAGAACTGGTCCTCCATGGTGCTCTACAACTGCGCCCACCCCAAGAACGTCGCCGCGCTCACGCCCGACGCCGTCAGCACCCAGACCGGCGCCTTCCTCCACCGCTTCGCCTGGCTCGACGACGACGAGATCGGGGAGGTGCCCTTCGTCTGGAACTTCCTCGTCGGCCACAACAGGGTCGACCCCGCCGACCCGGACACGCGGCCCAGGGCCATACACTACACCTGCGGCGGCCCGTGGTTCGAGCGCTACAGGGACTGCGAGTTCGCCGACCTCTGGATCAAGGAGGCCGAGGAGCTCAGGGCCGAGAAGGAGAAGCTCAAGCTCCTCGAGGACAAGGACGCCGACGAGGAGGCCAAGAACAAGGAGGGGAATTGA
- the LOC120688422 gene encoding electron transfer flavoprotein-ubiquinone oxidoreductase, mitochondrial-like — MHRAIRAAAAAAGRALSSARASPPPPRAPGCGATRWLCSSREALSYDVVIVGAGPAGLAAAIRLKQLCHAADADLSVCVLEKGSEVGAHVLSGNVFEPRALDELIPKWRQEDAPIRVPVSSDKFWLLTKNQAWTLPSPFDNKGNYVISLSQLVRWMATKAEELGVEVYPGFAASEILYDENQIVTGVATNDVGIAKDGTRRETFQPGVELRGRITLLAEGCRGSLSEKIIRNHKLRERGQGQHQTYALGIKEIWEIEEGKHEPGSVIHTVGWPLDMKTYGGSFIYHLDDRQLAIGLVVALNYQNPFLSPYDEFQKFKQHPAVRKLLEGGTAIQYGARTLNEGGFQSIPYPVFPGGAIIGCSAGFLNVPKIKGTHTAMKSGMLAAEATFKALIEGSSMELYWENLKRSWIWEELHKARNYRPAFGYGFVPGMALSALERYIFKGKSPYTLKHGKPDHEAIDVANLHAPIQYPKPDGHITFDVPTSLYRSNTNHEHDQPPHLCLRDPTVPERINLPVYAGPESRYCPARVYEYVSDEKGDPKLHINAQNCLHCKACDIKDPKQNIEWTVPEGGGGPGYTVM, encoded by the exons ATGCACCGGGCcatccgcgcggcggcggccgccgccgggcgagcGCTTTCGTCGGCGAGGGCATCGCCCCCTCCACCCCGCGCGCCTGGCTGTGGCGCGACTCGGTGGCTCTGCAGCAGCCGGGAGGCGCTGAGCTACGACGTGGTGATCGTGGGCGCCGGGCCCGCGGGGCTCGCCGCGGCGATCCGGCTCAAGCAGCTCTgccacgccgccgacgccgacctcTCCGTCTGCGTCCTCGAGAAGGGCTCCGAAGTCG GTGCTCATGTGCTGTCGGGGAACGTGTTCGAGCCCCGGGCGTTGGACGAGCTCATTCCCAAGTGGAGGCAAGAGGAT GCCCCAATCAGAGTTCCTGTCTCTTCTGACAAGTTCTGGCTGTTAACAAAGAACCAAGCATGGACACTTCCATCTCCATTTGACAACAAAGGAAACTACGTGATCAG CTTGAGCCAATTGGTGCGATGGATGGCCACAAAAGCTGAGGAGTTGGGTGTTGAAGTATATCCAGGTTTTGCTGCTAGTGAG ATCCTTTATGATGAAAATCAAATAGTTACAGGCGTCGCAACCAATGATGTTGGTATTGCTAAGGATGGCACCAGAAGGGAAACTTTCCAACCTGGTGTAGAACTAAGAG GGCGAATAACACTGCTTGCTGAGGGTTGCCGAGGTTCATTATCAGAG AAAATAATTAGGAACCACAAGCTCAGAGAAAGAGGACAAGGGCAGCATCAGACATATGCTCTTGGAATTAAGGAG ATTTGGGAGATTGAAGAAGGAAAGCATGAGCCAGGTTCTGTTATTCATACTGTTGGATGGCCATTGGATATGAAAACATATGGAGGATCATTCATATACCACCTCGATGATCGACAG TTAGCAATTGGTCTGGTTGTTGCATTGAATTATCAAAATCCTTTCCTGAGTCCGTATGATGAATTCCAG AAATTCAAGCAGCACCCTGCTGTCAGAAAACTTTTGGAAGGTGGAACAGCTATTCAgtatggtgctcgtactctaaATGAAGGTGGTTTCCAG TCAATACCATATCCAGTTTTCCCTGGAGGTGCAATTATTGGATGCTCTGCAGGATTTCTAAATGTTCCCAAAATAAAAGGAACCCATACGGCTATGAAATCAG GTATGCTTGCGGCCGAAGCGACTTTCAAGGCTCTCATTGAAGGATCTTCCATGGAACTGTACTGGGAGAATCTCAAGAGGTCATGGATATGGGAAGAGCTTCATAAAGCTAGGAACTACAGACCA GCATTTGGATACGGATTCGTTCCGGGCATGGCTTTGTCTGCACTGGAACG CTACATATTCAAAGGAAAGTCACCTTATACATTAAAGCATGGAAAACCCGACCATGAAGCAATAGAT GTAGCCAATCTGCACGCGCCTATTCAGTATCCTAAACCAGATGGGCACATAACCTTCGATGTTCCAACTTCTTTATACAG GAGCAATACAAACCATGAGCATGATCAACCTCCTCATCTCTGCTTGAGGGATCCTACGGTACCTGAAAGAATAAATCTTCCAGTGTATGCTGGACCAGAATCACGTTATTGTCCAGCCCGAGTTTACGA ATACGTCTCCGACGAGAAAGGTGATCCAAAGCTTCACATAAACGCACAAAACTGTCTTCATTGCAAG GCGTGCGACATCAAAGATCCAAAGCAAAACATCGAGTGGACTGTTCCAGAAGGCGGAGGCGGCCCTGGCTATACTGTGATGTAG